DNA sequence from the Bacteroidota bacterium genome:
CAGGCTAACGATCCTGACTATTTATTAGCTGAATTAAAGGATATGGAATTATTCATTGAGCAGTTGCTAAAATATGTAGGCTCTGACCGTGAAAGCTTGTTAATAATAACATCCAGTTATAACCGCGGACTTATTGAAATAGAGAATAAAAACAATGAAATTTCATTAAAAATAAAGGACAATGGAATTACGCCAGCCTTAGTCCCTGTTTTTGCCAATGGTCCGGGAGCAGAGAACTTTTCTGGTGTTTATAAAAATACCGACCTTTACATGAAACTTAGAACATTATTATTTTAATTCAATCTGATGCTATCATTTCCCGAAACACTGGAAGCAAAACATATTATTGTTATCGTTTTAGCTTTGATCTTTATCCTTAAAAGAGCTTTTGCACAAAAAGCATTTGTTATTAAATACAATACGCTGATTAGCACAGTCATTATTGTGGCATTGGCCTTGTTTATCGCTGTCGAATTCTGGGCCGAACAACAATGGATTGGTTTTATTGCGATAGGATTTGCCGGCATAGCCATTCTTAAAGCCATATTGGATCATTTTAAGAAGTAGACAGAGCAAACTTGATCTTTTGATTGAAAAAGGTTAAATTTAACTTCCGACTTCAAACACTTAAAAGAATACAGCATGCTTGATTTTGAAAAAGCGATTCTTGACCAGGAAGATAAAATTCAAAAACTGAAAGAATCGAAAATAGATAAAGAGCAAAAAAGCAACGAGATCAAGCAACTGAAATCTGAATTACACCAGCTCAAAAAAAATATCTATTCCAACCTTTCGGGTTGGCAAAAGGTACAATTGTCCCGCCCCCCTGACCGTCCCTACACCATGGACTATATCGACCATATTTGCACTGATTTTATTGAACTTCATGGCGATAGAAATGGTGGAGATGATGCAGCCATTGTAGGTGGTTTTGCAAATTTTAATGACCAAACAGTCATGATTATCGGACACCAAAAGGGACGTTCGATGAAAGAAAAACAAAAACGTAATTTCGGTATGTCGAATCCCGAAGGCTACCGAAAAGCATTGCGATTGATGAAAATGGCAGAAAAATTCAACAAGCCAATCATTACCTTGATCGACACCCCGGGAGCATCACCAGGACTGGAAGCAGAAGCACATGGTCAGGCAGAAGCCATTGCAACTAATTTACAGGAAATGATGATGCTTAAAGTTCCTGTCATTTCCATCATTATCGGAGAAGGAGCTGCAGGAGGTGCATTGGCTATGGCTATTTGCGATCGCATGTTAATGTTGGAAAACACTTGGTTTTCAGTTATTTCACCAGAGGTTTGTTCATCTATTTTATGGAATAATTGGGATCATAAGGAAAAAGCTGCCGATCAAATGAAGTTAACTGCACAAGACTTATGCAATTTTAAACTCATTGATGGAAAGGTCAAAGAACCTTTAGGAGGTGCACATAAAGATCCTGAAAAAGTTTATTTAAATCTCAAGAAAGAAGTTATTAAACATTTGGATGAACTAAAAGCAATCAGTCCTCAAAAACGAATTGATAATCGAATTGCTAAGTATACGAATATTGGTATTTACGAAGAAATTAAAAGCTAAAATTCGATTGCAAAAAGTGATTGGCATTGGGTCCTTCGCTAAATAGTAAATCCAGCACACTCAAACCTTTTTGAAATCCAAACCGATCGCTAAACACTTGTATATACTCTTGCTCAATGTATCGACTATCTATTAAATTATATTTTTCCTTGGGGTGAATATTGTTTCTGAAATCAATAAAATCATTGCTTTTTTCACTTTCAGAAAGTAATAATAGTTGAGTTTCCAAATTCAATGCCTTCACTAATTCATGCAATAACATCAAATTCAAATCCAATAGAAAAGTATGCTTCTTGAAATAATAAGGTTCAAAAATGGATCGATAATGTTCAAAGAAAGGGGAATTATTATAAGCAGAAAAAAATGATGTCCAGTGTATATGCTGCCAATTTGTACTATTGTCAATTTGCACTTCTTTAAATGCCTGCTTCGACTTTCCTTTTTTCACCGGAACAATTAAACAAAGTGGGGCATTTGCTCCACTTATATATGTCCGATTCCGATAACTCTGCTTTTGAAATAAACTTTCGTCATCTAAAATAAAATATGTAGCATGATACAAATAACTTACATAGCGAATTGTTGGCAAATAATGTGGTTCAATAATCAGTTTCTCATTCACAATATGATCAATTTTAACAACAAAGTTAGAATTCAAATCATAAAATGCTCATTTAAATAACTACTTTGCTCAGCCAAATGGTTAGATTCTTATTTTCCTTTG
Encoded proteins:
- a CDS encoding acetyl-CoA carboxylase carboxyltransferase subunit alpha, yielding MLDFEKAILDQEDKIQKLKESKIDKEQKSNEIKQLKSELHQLKKNIYSNLSGWQKVQLSRPPDRPYTMDYIDHICTDFIELHGDRNGGDDAAIVGGFANFNDQTVMIIGHQKGRSMKEKQKRNFGMSNPEGYRKALRLMKMAEKFNKPIITLIDTPGASPGLEAEAHGQAEAIATNLQEMMMLKVPVISIIIGEGAAGGALAMAICDRMLMLENTWFSVISPEVCSSILWNNWDHKEKAADQMKLTAQDLCNFKLIDGKVKEPLGGAHKDPEKVYLNLKKEVIKHLDELKAISPQKRIDNRIAKYTNIGIYEEIKS